ACGAGCTTGAATACACAAATCAAAAAATCCCCTTCGACCGTGGTGTTATTGCGGTGGATGGTAAGTTAGGTATACAGCCTATTGAAACCTTCGTGGGCGACCCATCTGGAGATAGAATTACTACCGACGTGGTTGGTCACCAGCTTGAGATTTCTCACGAACTCAACGATGACTGGAACCTACTTATCGGCGCTGGCCTGCGTGACACTACCTTTGAAGGTAATGCACTAGAAACTAACTTTGCAGGGCGTCAAACCTTGTTTATCGACCCAGATCAAACCTTGCTTTCACGCTTTAAACGCTACCGCGACTTTGAAACCGATTATGTAGTACTGCGCGGCGAAATTGCCGGTGAGTTTGATACGGGTTCAATTAGCCATCGCGTTATTATTGGTGGTGATTACGATAAGTTCGAAAACGATCAGGTTATCTTGCGCTACCGCCCATCTTATTTTTCTGGCGACACAGACATTAACGATTTGGATTTAAGCCAATATCTTGTGGTAGATATTCTTAACCCAGATTACTCGCCTGTGGCTGATGTTGAGTTGTCAGACAACCTAAACCGCCTAGAAACCCAAGAAGCATGGGGAATGTACATTCAAGACCAAGTGAACATTACCGATAAGTTTCAAGTGCGCTTTGGTGGTCGAATTGACAAATTTGAACAAGAAATTCAAAACCGCTTAAGCGATCCGGTAGCCATTACCTCGCAAGATGACACCCAATTTTCACCTCAGTTAGGTGCAGTGTATTTACTTGATGACAGCATTAGTTTTTACGCCACGTACGGTGAAGGCTTCCGCCAACTTACGGGTTCTGATTATGCAGGTAATCCGTTTGAACCAAACCAATCTGAGTCTACCGAAGTGGGTGTTAAAACCGACCTAACGTCGTTCTTTAACAACGTTCGCGGCGACATCACCCTGTCTATCTTTAATATCGATCAAAGCAATATTTTAGTGTTCGATAGTAGTGATGAAGCGTCTGACGGTTTCTTTTTAACCCCTGGCGGCGAAGCCCGTAGTCGTGGTGTTGAACTAGATGTAAACGCTGAATTTAGCAACGGCATTAGCTTGTGGGTATCTTATGCGTATATCGATGCAGAAAGTACCAACGATGCGGCTGACGCTAACTTTGTGGCCTCTATTGAAGCGGGCGATCCGCTAATTAACGTGCCTGAAAATCAACTAAGCGTTCAAGTAGGCAAAAGCCTTACGGTTTCAGATATGCCGGTTCGCTTAGGTACTGGTTTGTTGTACGTAGATGAGCGCTTAGGCCAAACAGCTACAGACTTCTATTTGCCTAGCTACACTACCGTGCGAGCGTTTGCGCAAATTGAACCGGTTGAAAACTTAGTGGTACGTGCAGAAGTAGACAATCTTTTCGATAAAGAGCACTACACCAACTCTTTTGCCGATGTATGGGTTGAGCCAGGTGCACCGCGCCGCTTTAGAGTATCGGCGTCTTATCGTTTCTAGGCTTTATAGTTAAAAGCTTTGTAGTAAAAGCGAGAAAAGATGGCTGCAATGGAAAATGGTAATAGCGTATTGTTCACTCAACCGCTATAACGTAACCGCTCTCATTACAGCACCATCAGTTGATAAATGACGTAGATTAGCTTTGTTTCCCTTATGCTTATTTACGTCATTTTTTTATGTGTTGAAAACCAAAAGCTCAGCTTATCGGATTGGGTTAACGACTTAGGTTATCGACTAGGCGTAGATTGCACTTTTAAGTTGTAGTCTTTCGCTATGCCTTCAACAATGCGGGTTAAACCCACTATCTCGCCTTGGTCATCCTTACTCCATGTGCAAGTAAGCGTGCTGGTGCCTTTTCGAAGCTTGCCCTGCCAACTGTCATGGCTTACATCTAGGTCGCCTCTAGCATCAGTTAATTCCCAGCCTTTATCTTTAAAGTCGAAAACAATGGTGGCAAACCTTTCGCCTGGGATAGCCTCAATAATTTTTAAGTCTTTACGCTGGAATTTAGAAGCAATTAGTGCACGCCGAATGTTAGTCAATAAGCCCACGTTAATCCTTTATAGTAATGGTCGAAGCTGCGGTTTTTAGTCTGAGCTGCCGCTCATATCAGCGCTGCGGCTCATTATAGGCGCTGCGGCTAATGGGATAACAACCCAGTTCATCGACATCTACATTTAACTACTTTTTAACATGCTTTGCCAATTACCGCCACTTTGCCGTTTATTAGTAGTGTCCAGCGGGCGTACTTCTCTCTTAAATTAGGCTTCCCTAAATTAGGCTTCGTTTAACACAGCTTCGTTTAACTAAGCTTTGCGCATTTTAATAACCAACCAAATACCGCCTAATGTCATTAAAGAGGCAACCATAATTTGTACGCTAATGGCTTCGGCAAGAAACGCCCAGCCCATGAGCGTAGCAATAACCGGAACACTTAACTGAACGGTGGCAGCCGTTGTCGATTGAATTAAAGGTAATGCCTTGTACCAAATGGCATAGCCACAACCAGATGCCACTATTCCAGATGCCAGCGCAAATAACACCCCATCGTTGCTCCATTGCCAAGTATCGGTTACCCATAACCAAACAATCAAAGGCAGGGAAAGTAGCGTGGCATATAAAAAATTACCCGCCGTTAGCAATAAGGGCGCATTACTCTTTTTACCTAGTAAAGAATAAAAACCCCATGCAATACCGGCGCTTATCATTAATAAAGCTGAAAACAATGGTGGCGCACTAGCCCCTGGAAGCAGCAAGATAACTAAGCCTGCAAAAGCCAGTAAAAACCCTAGCCACTGAAACGAAGCAAAGCGTTCGCCTTTTAATAAGCCCACTGAAATCATAGTGAGCTGCACCGCCCCAAACAATAGCAACGCGCCTGTGCCTGTCGACATCGAGATATACGCATAAGAAAATGCAATAGCGTAAATAAATAAGCTTAACGCCCCTGCTATTGATGCTTGTTGTTTAATTGCTGCTATTGGGCTGATGTTTTTTGATGAACGGCGGGCAGTAAAGGCCACTAAAAGGGCTAAGCACAATGCGCCACTGGCTAAGCGTATTGTGGTGAAAAGGCCCGGGTCGATATCGGTATTAGCCAATGCCATTCGGCATAATAACGAATTGGCCGCAAACGCCAGCATGGCAATACACACTAATCCGTACGGGTTACCCATTCGTTTTCTCCAGCAGCGTATACATAAAAGCCCTTTTTATAATGATGATAATTTTATAGCGTTTAGTTGTGTATTTAGCATTATATAAAATGCACAAAGCTCTTTTTGAACAAAGCTATTTTAAATAAAGCATTGTTTAATCAAAGCTATGTTAATCAAGGCTCTGTTAATCAAAGCGTTGCTTAATTTACCTTTTTACAGGCAAAAGAAAAGGACCGCAATGGGTCCTTTTTTCGTTCAATCTTTACATTACTAAGCCGTTACAGTGAAACACCTAAGCGTTCTGCAACTTCAATGTAAGTTTCAACCACTGAGCCTAGGCCTTGTCTGAAACGGTCTTTATCCATTTTCTTACGGGTTTCTTTGTCCCACAAGCGACAACCGTCAGGAGTAAATTCATCACCTAAAACAATGTTGCCATCAGGATCAACACCAAATTCAAGTTTGTAATCTACTAGCAACATGCCTGCTTCATCAAACAGCGATTTAAGTACGGCATTTACTTTAAACGTTAACGACTTCATTTCAGCAATTTGCGCCTCAGTCGCCCAACCAAATGACACAATATGATAATCGTTAATCATAGGGTCGTGCAGTGCGTCGTTTTTAAGGAAGAATTCAAACACAGGCGGTGCCAACGTTTGCCCTTCTTCTACACCAAGACGACGAACCAAAGAGCCAGCCGCTAGGTTACGAACAACACATTCCACTGGGATCATGTCTAGCTTTTTAACTAAAGATTCAGTGTCAGAAAGCAAGGCTTCTACTTGCGTAGCAATACCCGCTTCTTCAAGTTTAGTCATAATAAAATGGTTAAACTTGTTATTCACTTCGCCTTTACGGTCTAGCTGTTCAATTTTTTCACCATCGAAAGCTGATGTGTCGTTTCTGAAATGCAGAATTAACTTATCGCTGTCATCGGTAAAATACACAGTTTTTGCTTTACCGCGGTAAAGCTCGTCACGTTTTTCCATTCTCAGTCTCAATTATATATCAAGGTTATCTTCTGACATGACCTCGGCAAATGCGCCGTAAAGGTCTGAAACCTGATTGGCTTCAAAAGGTTCGCTTTCATTATTCATGAAAGTCACTGAACTGCGTTTCTCACCGGCACGTGAAACTTTTAAACGGTAGTCACCTTTTTCAAGTAACTCGTTGTCGCTAGAGAACAAGCCGCCCCACCAACCCGTTTCACTACCATTATAGGTAACAAACAGTAAGCCGTTTGATTTGTCTAAATCTTTTACGTCGAAACCTAGTTTACGCAATACTAACAACATACGTGGCCATACCACGTCGTACTGTGCATCCACCATAAATGCGGGGTTGCCGTCATCGTTAAAGCCCATTTCGGTATTTAAGCCTTGGCGAATACGTGCAATTCGGCGGGTTTCTTGTAACTGAATTTGGTATTCGTAATGACCAATCACTTGGTTCAGTACGTCTACTTCTTCGCGGCGCTCTTGCATGCTAGAAATTTCTGCAACAACATCGTCACCAGTAGTGGCCATGTAGTCTTTTAAATCAACAGAAAGCGCTGCCGTTCTACCGTGAGGTTTTACGTCTAGAACGAATTCAAAGCGGCGACCCACTTCACTTTCCGTGCTGGTCCAGCTGTACCACGGGCTATCCACTTCTTTTTTGATGATCATCCAGTCAGTGTTTAACACTTGCTGTTCAGGATCGAAGAAATCTACGCCAATGCCTTGTTCTTCTAGGAAGCTTAACAAAGAATTCCACACGGCTTGGCTTAACGGCTGGCTATCATCAACTTGGTCAAACCAAATTGTTGCTGTGCTTTTGCCTTCTTCAACGTGTGAACCAGTAACAAGCGGCAATACCAATGCAGGAGACTGCACAAGTAGTTTCTTTCCAACAAGACTTTCATCTACGCTTTCGTCTAATTCAGGTACTGCAAACTCTCTAGAAAAAGTGGGCGCATCTAAGTCGGCTGGAACACGTACTGGGGTTTGTTCTTTTGTTTCTAAGTACTTGTACGTTCCTGAAGCCGTCTTTCTATCTGTTTGGCTTGAACAACCTGCAAGTGCGATTACTACCATCGAACTCACTATAGCCAGCGTTCTATTCATCTGTGTTCCTTATTAACCCGAAATCAATGCGTATTTTTGTAATAGTTCTTCGATATGTTTTTGGCTTACAAGTTCCGGTAAAACCATAGGTAATCGCATTTGTGCACTTTCCATCATGCCCATTTTGTATAAAGCCCACTTTGGAATAACTGGATTAGGCTCGATAAATAGCGCGCTGTGAAGCAATTCGATGCTTTCATCTATAGTGCGACATTTATCAAAATCTTTTGCTAAAGCGGCTTCGCACATTTGTGCAATAGCCTTAGGTACCACGTTTGCTGTCACAGAAATAACACCATGACCGCCTTCACACATAAACTCACAACTTGTGCCGTCATCACCACTTAGTAAAACGAAGTCTGAAGGAACAAGTGCTTGCGTTGCTTTAAGGCGAGCAATATCACCGGTTGCGTCTTTTAATCCAACAATGTTTTTGTGAGATGAAAGTTCGGCAACGGTTTCAGGCAGCATGTCAGCAACGGTTCTACCCGGTACATTGTATAACAACACCGGTAAATCGCTGGCATCAGCAATGGCGTTGAAGTGTGCCACCATGCCTGCTTGTTGAGGCTTGTTGTAGTAAGGAACTACACTTAAGAAGCCGTCGATACCGGCCGCACCCAATTGTTGGGTAAGAAAAATCGCTTCGGCAGTTGAGTTTGCGCCACTACCTGCAATAACAGGAATAGCGCCAGACACCATAGCAACGGTCTCTTTAACTACGTTTACGTGTTCATCAAACGGTAAGGTGGCCGACTCGCCAGTGGTGCCAACAGACACAATACCATGTGTGCCTTGTTCAACATGAAAGCGCACTAGCTTCTCAAGTGACTTGTAATCGATGTCGCCGTTTTCAAACATCGGCGTGACGAGTGCTACGTAACTACCAGTAAACATAATCTCTCCGCAAAATATGAGCGCACATGGTAAATATGTCGGTAGCTAAACACAAGCTATCTCACGCCTAAATGCCAAGAATTTGACAATAATCTGTATCAATACTACAAAAAGCCGCTGGTACTAAAAAAAAACTCTATGCTACCATCACGCAATACGTTTCTTGTGATGTAGGTTTTAATGTCTCAGCAACAACTGATTGTGACCATTTTAGGTTCAGATAAAACGGGTATATTAAGTGAAATTGCATCCACGGTATCAGAAGCCCAGTGCAACATTTTAGATAGTCGGCAAGCTATTTATGGCCAAGAATTTTCACTCACTATGATTTTAGAAGGCTCGCAGTCAGCCATTACTCGCGCTGAGTGTACTGTGCCTCCCCTTTGTCAGCGTCTCGATCTGCTTTCCATGATGAAACGTACCAGTCACCACGAAAAGCAAAATCTCGATCACTTATTTCACGTTGAATTCAGCGGCGAAGATACCGCTGGCCTTATTGAGGCAGTGACGGGCTTTTTCGCAAAACGTAACGCATCAATCAGTGCATTTAGACAAGCCACATACAAAGCGGCCGAGTGTAAAAACGAATGTATGCGATGCAAGTTTGTTGTGAACATGCCCGCCTCGGAAGATTTTGCTGCTCTAGAATCAGAACTAACCGCATTGTTTGAAGAACTCAATGTAACCGGTAAAGTTGTAGACAAACATATTAAGGAATCTAATGAACACGCTTCAAGCTGGTGATAAAGCACCACAGTTTTCACTTCAAAACCAAAATGATGAAACCATTACGTTATCAGATTACCTAGGTAAAAAAGTACTGGTTTACTTTTACCCTAAGGCGATGACACCAGGTTGCACCGTGCAAGCACAAGGCTTACGCGACAGTAAAGAGGCGTTAGACGGATTGAATGTGGAAGTAATGGGTATTAGCCCTGATGCGGTTAAACGCTTGCCAAAATTCGCTGAAAAGGAAAGCCTAAACTTTACTTTGTTGTCTGACGAAGACCACGCCGTAGCAGACGCTTTTGGCGTATGGGGCTTGAAAAAATTCATGGGTAAAGAGTATGACGGCATTCACCGCATGAGCTTTTTAGTAGACGAAAACGGCGTTATTGAACACGTTTTTAATAAGTTTAAAACCAAAGAGCATCACACAGTGGTGTTAGATTACTTGGCCGATAACAAGTAACTCTTTATAAACGTATTTCGTTAGCGGTTTGATATCGAGTTAATATTGATAAAAAGATTGATGCAAAGCTGACAAAAAAGGCGGTAGTTCACACTACCGCCTTTTTCGTTTCTATTGGCTTTGTTATTAAGGCCCTATTTGCTTTCAGCCACCGGTAATCCAGCAGGGTTACTCGACCACGCTGTTATTACTGCTTTTACCAGTGTTGCCAACGGTATGGCAAAGAAAACGCCCCAGAAGCCCCAAAGGCCGCCAAATACCAGCACAGCAATAATGATATACAGTGGGTGCAAGCTTACTGCTTCAGAGAAAAGCAAAGGCACCAACAAGTTTCCATCTAATGCCTGAATAATCGAATAGGCAATAAACAAATACCAGAAATCAGGCGTTAAGCCCCATTGAAACAATGCAACTATAGCAACAGGAATGGTAACTACCGCTGCGCCTATGTAAGGAATTAGTACAGAAATACCTACCAATACGCCAAGCAAAATAGCATAACGTAAATCCATGAAGGCAAAGGTCACGCACGACACTAAGCTAACAATCACAATTTCTATTACTTTGCCGCGAATGTAATTGGCAATTTGTGAATTCATTTCATGGCCAACTTGCGTAATCAACCGGCGCTCTTTAGGCAACAAGTTAGAAATGCTTTCTAAGAAATACATTTTGTCTTTCAGCATGAAAAACACCATTAAAGGCACAAGCACCGCATAAACTAATAGCGCAGCCACATTGGCAATGTTGCTAAAAGAAGCTGATATTAATGTCTCGCCTACACCAACAAGTTTGTCGTTTAGCCCCTCCATCATTTGATGAATCTGGTAAACCTGCACGTAGTCTGGGTATTTTTCCGGCAAGGTTAAGATCCAATCTTGGGCCTTTTGCCATATTAAAGGGGTTTCTTGAATAAGATTAATGCTTTGCCGAGTGACAATGGGCACTAAACCAATCAACATGAAAATGACGAGGGTAATGAACCCCATCAATACGATGCCGCAAGCTATAGCACGGCTTACGCCGAATCTAACAAGGTGGGTAACCGGCCAATCAAGTAAATAAGCCACAATGGCTGCTACTAAAACAGGCATGATAAGCTCGCCCCACAAAAGCAGCGCGGCGGTTGTAATAAGTATGAGTATAAGCAGCATAGCTGCATCAGGATCGGAAAATTTGCGTCGGTACCAGCGACCAAACACACTGATCATAAAAGCTTCCTGAGAAATTTGAAGAATAGGATACGCATCATAGTGTAAAGACTTAGCATCGGGCAATACACTTTCTATTTAAATCAATCTGGTAAGACGATTTAACAAGCAATATTCAGGTCAAATGCCTAAATAATTGATAAGGGTAAATTGCACTAAAACTGGCATAAACCTACTTATCTAGGCAGAATGATAAAATTCATAATAAATAATTGAAACTGAAACGGTACTTTGGTGCTCTAATACGTATTCCAGTATTGTTCAGTAAATCACAGGTACATGAAGAAAAGGTTATCTCAAAAACTCTTGGTGCTGTCTTTCCTTATTACAGCAAGCTTGTCGAGTATTGCGCAAAGCGTGAGTTACACGAATAAAAATGCGCTGCCTGAAATTGGCGTAGTGGCGTCTGACGCTATTTCTTTAGACAAAGAAATGATTGTTGGCGATGCCGTTATGCGTCAAATGCGCGGGCAAAGCCCGCTAATAGCCGATCCAGTTTTAGACGAATACTTACAAGATTTAGGTAACCGCTTAGTTATTCATGCCGAAAATGCTAAATTTCCCTTCCGTTTTTTCTGGGTAGATAACGATGCGATTAACGCTTTCGCTTTCTTTGGTGGGCATATAGGCGTTCATACTGGCCTTATGCGACGGGCAAATACTGAAAGTGAATTGGCCTCGGTACTGGCTCACGAAATTTCTCACGTTACACAACGGCATATCGCTCGAAGCATGCAAGCGCAACAACGTTCGTCGCCCTTAGCGATTGCTTCACTTATTGGTGGCGTATTAATTGCCATGGCAAACCCTCAGGCGGGTATGGCGGCAATGCAAGCTGGCCAAGCGGCTTCTGTGCAAATGCAAATTGACTACACCCGCTCTAATGAACAAGAAGCCGACCGCATCGGTATTGCCATGCTGTCTCGAGCAGGTTTTGACGCCAATGGCGCTGCCGACTTCTTTTCAATTATGGCTGAAGAGTATCGAAACGTTTCTCGCCCGCCGGCGCGTTTGTTAACTCACCCATTAACTGAATCTCGTATTGCCGATGCCCGTTCGCGTGCAGACGACTATCCTTCTCGCTTTGTTCCGGTAAGCAAACAGTTTGAACTTGCTAAAGCAAGAATCATGGCCAGGTACTCATTTGAACCTGATTACGCGGTAGAGTATTTCACCGCACAGGTAGATAAAAAGGCTTATCGCGTAAGAGAAGCTTCGCTTTACGCCTTAGCATTGGCGTATATGCGAACGGAAGAGTACGACAAAGCCCAAGAAATCATTATGGGTGAATTGTTAACCAAAGATAGCGGCAACCTGTTTTACCTAGACGCCGCGACAGATATTTACATTGCTAAAGGCGAGCCTTTGAAGGCAGTGGAAATGCTGTCACCTTTTGTAGAGAACAGCCCACGCAATCAAGTACTGGCGCTTAACCAAGCGAATGCCATGATAAGTGCCAGTCGTTACGATGATGCCATTAGCTTATTGAAAGACTTTTTATTAGTGAACGACGAATACCAAATTGCGCACCAGTTGATGTCAGAAGCGTATCAAAAAGCGAAGCGCTTTTCGCAAATGCATCAAAGTAAGGCAGAAGTGTACGCCCTGTATGGCGCTTATACCCGCGCCGTAGATGAATTACAGTACGCTTATAACTTTGCGAAAGATGACGATCATCTTCAAAAGCAGCGCATTAGGGCAAGAATAAAGCAATTTAGAGATCAAGAAGAGCGGTTACAGCGTTTATAGTGCCCGAGCCTGCAACGCTGCAATTTTGTCTTTTAAGATGTCGGCGGTTACCTCACCTAAAATTTTGGCTTGAACCTGCCCTTTCGGACCCACAATATAAGTCGCCGGTAAATACGGCGGCTTAGTAATGGGAAGCTGGGTTTCTTCATTAGCCACAATCAAATTTAGCGTAATATCAAACTTGTTTGCCATGGCCTGTAAATCATCTTCCGGTAGCACGTCGTAATTAATGGCGAATAACAAAGTGTTTGGCGGTAGGTTTTCGCTTAAATGATGTAACTCAGGCATTTCTCTTAAACACGGCGCACACCAGGGTGCAAAGTAATTAATGATCACCCAATTACCTTCTAAATCACGCCATTTATATGTGTCGCCCTGAAGGGTTTCAAAGTCGGTTTGATGGTAATGGTAAAACCATACTCCAGCGGTTGCTGAAAGTAACATCACCAATATAATCAACAGCCCTTGCTTCACAGCGTTCGTCATTTTTAGCGCACCTTTTTTGCCGTACTTCTTTACCGTACTTCTTTGCCATACTTCTTTACCAAAAGAGCAGCGTTATTATTTATAAATAATATAAACAACAATATAGATAACAACGGTGTGCAAACATGCCTTGCTGCGTATTTAATAGCAAGTATTTTCATGTGTTTGAGAATGAGATTACCTTGGTATTTACGCCAGATTAACCACGTAGTTTGCACAAGCAGGGTTAATTGCTTAGCATCACCTTTCATTTATGGGGCCTACACACCAATATTATTGCGCTTTTGTCACTAATAAGGCCTTAGCACCTTGAAAAATAACTTCAAACAAGCAATAGTCAGCGCCAAAATTTGGCAATGATTTAACGATGAGGCGACATTATGTCTTCGGTTACTATTTTACATAACCCGCGCTGCTCTAAAAGCCGCCAAACCTTAGCACTACTTGAAGAAAAAGGTATCTCGCCTACCGTAGTAGAATATTTAAAAACGCCGCTGAGTATCGCTGAACTTAAAACCTTGTTTGGGCAACTTAACATAGAAAATGTGCGAGACATGATGCGTACCAAAGAAGAAGCCTATAAAGCGAATGCATTAGGTGGTGCAGATATTACCGATGAACAGCTTTTTGCCGCTATGGTAGAACACCCTAAGTTAATTGAGCGCCCTGTGGTGATTAACAACAATGCAGCCCGTATTGGAAGACCGCCAGAGGCCGTACTGGAAATCGTATAATGGACCCTATTTTAATTCTTTATTACAGCCGCCATGGCAGTACCAAAAGGTTAGCCGATGCTATAGCACAAGGTGCAATGGCTGAACTATCAAGCATGGAAGCAAAAGCAGCTTCTGCATCATTTGTGCGACCTGAAGTAGTAGTGCGCAGCGTGGCAAGCCTAAACATTAACTCGAATAGTTCAAGTGAGCAAGGCTCAGGCGAAGAAAATGCAGACGCCAGTTTAAAAGAGGCAAACCCTAACGCAGCCCCCACGGTGACCTTACAAGAACTCGAGCAGTGCAGCGCGCTTGCCCTAGGAAGCCCTACGCGATTTGGTAACATGGCTGCACCAGTGAAGCACTTTTTAGACAGCACCAGTAGCCAGTGGTTAAAAGGCTCGCTAATTAATAAGCCAGCGTGTGTATTTACATCAAGTTCTTCTATGCATGGCGGCCAAGAATCAACGCTGCTGTCTATGATGCTTCCACTATTTCACCACGGTATGGTGATGTGCGGCCTGCCCTACAGCGAGCCTGCACTGCATCACACGCGAAGTGGTGGCAGCCCTTACGGTGTGAGCCATGTGGCCCTAGATAATGCGGTCACACTTACCGAAGATGAAAAATCTTTATGTATTGCTCAAGGTAAACGTCTGGCAAACTTAGCCAGTGCTTTGTGGCATGCAAATAACCAGGAGACAACACATGGCGCCTAACACGCGTTTTTATCGTTATTTGGCACTGGGTTGTCATACCTTATTAATTGTGTGGATTATTGCGTGGCAGTTTTTTCTTAATAAAACGCTAACGTACTCACCAATATTTATTACGCTAGTTTATTTAGTGCCATTACTTTTACCTTACAAAGGCGTTATACAAGGTAAGCCGTATACTCACGCTTGGGCAAATTTCGTGGTACTGTTTTATTTAATGCACGGCTGTACGGTGGCTTACGCTGTACCTGAAGAGCGCTGGTATGCAGCAATTGAAATTCTACTATGTGTGGGAATGTTCGTTGGTTGCAGTGCGTTTGCGCGTAAACGTGGACGTGAACTTGGCCTTGGATTGAAAAAACTTAAACAAGTAATGCAAGAAGAAAAGGCGCATTTCGAACAAGGGGAATAATGATGAAGAGGCTACTACCTATTTCACTGCTGACATTATATGGATGCGGCGGTTCAGGAGGAGATAGTAGTGTCACAACACCCACCCCATCTTCGCCACCCAGTTTAACCATACAGGGCGCCAGCGAACTCATTGCTGGCGACTCTGCTGATTTTGCCGTTATTGCCCCATCGGGCACATCAATCACCAGCGTAAATTGGACCGTTAATGCGGTGAGTGGTGCAAGCACTGAAGCAGGCAGTATTGTCCCTCTTGCCTCTCACACCCAAGCCATAGGCTTTGATGTTACGGCGGCCGGCGAATACCTTGTTTCGGTTACCGCATCGTTTTCAGCCGGCGAAACCTCTACCCAAGAAACCTCTACCCACGAAACCTTGACCCAAGAGCTTAGCCTTACCGTTATTGAAGGTCAGCCTCCTGAAGCCATTTTACGCTTAGGTCACGAAGCCAGCGAAGGTGGCCGCGTTTCACTGCACGTAGATAACAACAGTTTAAAAACCGTAACGGACATTACCTGGGAA
The nucleotide sequence above comes from Alteromonas naphthalenivorans. Encoded proteins:
- a CDS encoding AI-2E family transporter; the encoded protein is MISVFGRWYRRKFSDPDAAMLLILILITTAALLLWGELIMPVLVAAIVAYLLDWPVTHLVRFGVSRAIACGIVLMGFITLVIFMLIGLVPIVTRQSINLIQETPLIWQKAQDWILTLPEKYPDYVQVYQIHQMMEGLNDKLVGVGETLISASFSNIANVAALLVYAVLVPLMVFFMLKDKMYFLESISNLLPKERRLITQVGHEMNSQIANYIRGKVIEIVIVSLVSCVTFAFMDLRYAILLGVLVGISVLIPYIGAAVVTIPVAIVALFQWGLTPDFWYLFIAYSIIQALDGNLLVPLLFSEAVSLHPLYIIIAVLVFGGLWGFWGVFFAIPLATLVKAVITAWSSNPAGLPVAESK
- a CDS encoding M48 family metalloprotease; translation: MKKRLSQKLLVLSFLITASLSSIAQSVSYTNKNALPEIGVVASDAISLDKEMIVGDAVMRQMRGQSPLIADPVLDEYLQDLGNRLVIHAENAKFPFRFFWVDNDAINAFAFFGGHIGVHTGLMRRANTESELASVLAHEISHVTQRHIARSMQAQQRSSPLAIASLIGGVLIAMANPQAGMAAMQAGQAASVQMQIDYTRSNEQEADRIGIAMLSRAGFDANGAADFFSIMAEEYRNVSRPPARLLTHPLTESRIADARSRADDYPSRFVPVSKQFELAKARIMARYSFEPDYAVEYFTAQVDKKAYRVREASLYALALAYMRTEEYDKAQEIIMGELLTKDSGNLFYLDAATDIYIAKGEPLKAVEMLSPFVENSPRNQVLALNQANAMISASRYDDAISLLKDFLLVNDEYQIAHQLMSEAYQKAKRFSQMHQSKAEVYALYGAYTRAVDELQYAYNFAKDDDHLQKQRIRARIKQFRDQEERLQRL
- a CDS encoding TlpA family protein disulfide reductase, which translates into the protein MTNAVKQGLLIILVMLLSATAGVWFYHYHQTDFETLQGDTYKWRDLEGNWVIINYFAPWCAPCLREMPELHHLSENLPPNTLLFAINYDVLPEDDLQAMANKFDITLNLIVANEETQLPITKPPYLPATYIVGPKGQVQAKILGEVTADILKDKIAALQARAL
- the arsC gene encoding arsenate reductase (glutaredoxin) (This arsenate reductase requires both glutathione and glutaredoxin to convert arsenate to arsenite, after which the efflux transporter formed by ArsA and ArsB can extrude the arsenite from the cell, providing resistance.) — encoded protein: MSSVTILHNPRCSKSRQTLALLEEKGISPTVVEYLKTPLSIAELKTLFGQLNIENVRDMMRTKEEAYKANALGGADITDEQLFAAMVEHPKLIERPVVINNNAARIGRPPEAVLEIV
- the wrbA gene encoding NAD(P)H:quinone oxidoreductase, which encodes MDPILILYYSRHGSTKRLADAIAQGAMAELSSMEAKAASASFVRPEVVVRSVASLNINSNSSSEQGSGEENADASLKEANPNAAPTVTLQELEQCSALALGSPTRFGNMAAPVKHFLDSTSSQWLKGSLINKPACVFTSSSSMHGGQESTLLSMMLPLFHHGMVMCGLPYSEPALHHTRSGGSPYGVSHVALDNAVTLTEDEKSLCIAQGKRLANLASALWHANNQETTHGA
- a CDS encoding DUF2069 domain-containing protein, translated to MAPNTRFYRYLALGCHTLLIVWIIAWQFFLNKTLTYSPIFITLVYLVPLLLPYKGVIQGKPYTHAWANFVVLFYLMHGCTVAYAVPEERWYAAIEILLCVGMFVGCSAFARKRGRELGLGLKKLKQVMQEEKAHFEQGE